From a single Raphanus sativus cultivar WK10039 chromosome 3, ASM80110v3, whole genome shotgun sequence genomic region:
- the LOC130509411 gene encoding uncharacterized protein LOC130509411, producing the protein MASEGAKDPWKGEEWGTSENHNQNQKKPSGVKMVARARKQMPRGLEEKYEAYFLPRKPWPSTLAFYGSFILGGIGAGMLIEAWINKKVKEDGGVVWEFDKK; encoded by the coding sequence ATGGCAAGTGAAGGGGCGAAGGATCCATGGAAAGGAGAAGAGTGGGGGACGAGTGAGAATCATAATCAGAATCAGAAGAAGCCAAGTGGTGTAAAAATGGTGGCGAGAGCGAGAAAACAGATGCCGAGGGGACTCGAAGAGAAGTACGAAGCTTACTTCCTGCCGAGAAAGCCATGGCCATCGACTCTTGCCTTCTACGGAAGCTTCATACTTGGTGGGATCGGTGCTGGTATGCTTATAGAAGCTTGGATCAACAAAAAGGTCAAAGAAGATGGAGGAGTCGTTTGGGAATTCGACAAGAAGTGA